The stretch of DNA TACTATGCGGTCGGCACTTTCGTTTGGATCTTCACATTCAACTTTACGGACAGGCGAATGTCAAATTACATTTTATCTGGCGATATAGGTCCGCTATTGCTTAGGCCAGTCTCTCTGTTCCGCTTCGAACTTGCGAACGCGATTGCATTGCGCACCGCGGGTGTTTTATTCGAATTTATTCCCGATATGATTATTTATTCGTTGATTCTGCCTCCGACGTTCATGACGCTTGCTTCGTTCGGCAAATTTCTATCCATTATCGCGCCTGCTTTCATACTTCACTTCCTTATGAACTATCTTATCGGCATGACCGCGATTCTAACCCATAACAACGAGGGCATCCATCGGCTCAAATATGCGTTGCTCCAGCTTCTTGGCGGTACGCTGATTCCTCTTGAATTTTTCCCGGAATGGCTGAGACATATCTGCGATGCGCTTCCTTTCCAGTACATATTTTATGAACCGATCCGTATCTTTATTAACCACCCGGATACCGCCCCTTTGGGTATATGGCTGCATGTGCTCTTGATGCAACTGCTATGGATAGCCATCTTTTATGCTGCAATTCGCATAATCTGGGCAGTTCTAATCAAAAAAGTCGTCGTGGCGGGAGGGTAGCAGGTGGCAACTTTATCTGGACTTATGCGATTGTACATTTGGCACATGAAGCTTAGCTTGTCACGCGCCATGATCTACCGCTTTGACTTCTTGACTAACTTATTGATATCTATTATCGTCTCGGGTCTGGGGCCGCTCGTCCAGTATATTTTCTTTACACAGACGCGCGGTTACCCTGGCTGGACGCTGGATCAAATCCTGCTGTTCCAAGGCATCCTGCTCCTTTGGTTCGGTATTCGCGAACTGCTATTCGGAGATCTTCGCCATTCGGTCATGCAAATGGTCTGGAAAGGCGAGTTCGACCGGCTGCTGCTTAAGCCGTATCCGCCGATCGGCGTGCTGCTTTGCAGCGGCTTTCAGTTGAACGGCATCGGCTCTTGTATTGCCGGTTTGACCGTTACCAGCCTGGCCTTTCACCGGCTGCATATTGATTTGACTTTTACCAAGCTACTGATGATGATGGTCAGCTTGGTATGCGGCGTCATTTTGTTCATGGCTGTCAACATCTTCTACAGCGCTATCGTCATCATGATTGTGCAGATGGGGAGGATTGATGAAATGTTCGACCGGATTACCGATTTCGGGAACTACCCAACCAACATTTTTCCTGTCGCACTTCGCATGGTGATGGTTACTTTTCTGCCATTTGCCATTTGGACGTATTATCCGGCACAGATTCTGCTGGGCAGGTTGGACAGCTTGATATGGGCGGCTTCGGTTTGCTGTGTGGCGCTGTTCTGGCTGAGCATCGCAGCATGGAACCGTTGTCTGCGCAATTACACGAGTGCGGGAGGATAACGGGTTGAACGACACAATCATAGAGGTACGGGGTTTGACAAAGACCTTCAAGAAAATAAAGAAAAAGGAAGGTTTCCTGTCATCCATCCGATCACTGGTCAGCCGGGAAGTCGAGCATGTAAACAGTGTGAGCGATGTGAATCTGAGCATCCGGAAAGGAGAAATCAGAGGGCTTATCGGCCCGAACGGCGCTGGCAAATCGACAACGATCAAGATGATGTCAGGCATTCTCCACCCGTCTGAGGGTACGGTCAACGTACTTGGCTTTACTCCTTGGTTGGAACGGGAACGGTTCGTGCGGCATCTAGGAGTACTGTTCGGCCAAAAGTCGCAGCTGTGGTGGGATTTACCGCCAATAGATACCTTTGCGCTGAACAAGGAAATGTATCGGATACCGGATGAAAAATACAAAGAGCGAATGGCTTACTTCAAGGAACTGCTGCAAATTGGCCATGTCGTGAACCAGCCCGTCCGTACCCTGTCGCTTGGCGAACGCATGAAATGCGAGCTGGTGTGCGCGCTTCTGCATGAGCCCGCGTTGATCTTCTTAGATG from Paenibacillus sophorae encodes:
- a CDS encoding ABC transporter permease encodes the protein MILLNLKVFLAYPRGFLISIVIHPFMLILNIYLFHSIYAYNGSSHIKGYDLTQMIWYYAVGTFVWIFTFNFTDRRMSNYILSGDIGPLLLRPVSLFRFELANAIALRTAGVLFEFIPDMIIYSLILPPTFMTLASFGKFLSIIAPAFILHFLMNYLIGMTAILTHNNEGIHRLKYALLQLLGGTLIPLEFFPEWLRHICDALPFQYIFYEPIRIFINHPDTAPLGIWLHVLLMQLLWIAIFYAAIRIIWAVLIKKVVVAGG
- a CDS encoding ABC transporter permease, which translates into the protein MATLSGLMRLYIWHMKLSLSRAMIYRFDFLTNLLISIIVSGLGPLVQYIFFTQTRGYPGWTLDQILLFQGILLLWFGIRELLFGDLRHSVMQMVWKGEFDRLLLKPYPPIGVLLCSGFQLNGIGSCIAGLTVTSLAFHRLHIDLTFTKLLMMMVSLVCGVILFMAVNIFYSAIVIMIVQMGRIDEMFDRITDFGNYPTNIFPVALRMVMVTFLPFAIWTYYPAQILLGRLDSLIWAASVCCVALFWLSIAAWNRCLRNYTSAGG
- a CDS encoding ABC transporter ATP-binding protein, with amino-acid sequence MNDTIIEVRGLTKTFKKIKKKEGFLSSIRSLVSREVEHVNSVSDVNLSIRKGEIRGLIGPNGAGKSTTIKMMSGILHPSEGTVNVLGFTPWLERERFVRHLGVLFGQKSQLWWDLPPIDTFALNKEMYRIPDEKYKERMAYFKELLQIGHVVNQPVRTLSLGERMKCELVCALLHEPALIFLDEPTIGLDIVSKETIRRFIKQMNKEQGTTFLVTTHDLADLENLCDNVTIINKGKVVFDDSMETLSTYFANSKIIEVKFNKPLDPSKLEGYNVIAWGQQSAQIEIDLTKNDIKRSVYEILDRFQVADINITNIPIEQVIKHIYSA